One stretch of Callospermophilus lateralis isolate mCalLat2 chromosome 11, mCalLat2.hap1, whole genome shotgun sequence DNA includes these proteins:
- the LOC143410370 gene encoding intercellular adhesion molecule 5-like: MEMLLFGIWTLLTLIPCPGAIEELFEVSVWPNQALVEYGQSLVINCSTTCPNPGPSGIETFLKKIQLGKGLQWKEFLLEDVTENSVLQCFFSCAGIQKDTSLDIIVYQPPEQVILELQPAWVAVDEAFTVKCQVPSVTPLENLTLTLLQDNEELHRKNFVSMTVASQIAEVTISVRAQRENDRCNFSCHAELDLSSQGGGLFHGNSAIKLLRIFEFSQSPQIWISSLLEVGMAETVSCKVSRVFPAKEVIFHMFLGDQELSPFLFWREDTAWANATVRAMETGDQELSCLVSLGPMEQKTRKSVYVYSFPPPILEIEELYPLAGTDINVTCSGHVLTSPSPTLQLQGAPTLSAPGETVWLLLTAREEDDGRNFSCEASLEVQGQRLVKNTVTQLHVLYKPRLEESGCPGNQTWVEGMEQMLTCVPEGNPVPALECTWNGMIIDLEVPQKATQNHTGTYCCTATNKLGSVSKDIDVTVEGLDKGVNSTLFIIIVVLGVGGITLALYLNYRPCKMKRKKLPYRQKKYNKEEEDNQFAVQQAEKCNSHNC, encoded by the exons ATGGAAATGCTTCTGTTTGGTATCTGGACCCTACTGACATTGATCCCTTGCCCAG GGGCCATAGAAGAGCTTTTTGAGGTTTCTGTTTGGCCAAATCAGGCCCTAGTGGAATATGGACAGTCTCTAGTGATCAACTGCAGCACAACCTGCCCAAATCCAGGACCCAGTGGAATTGAGACATTCCTAAAGAAAATCCAGCTGGGCAAAGGGCTTCAGTGGAAGGAGTTTCTCCTGGAAGATGTCACAGAGAACTCTGTCCTGCAGTGCTTCTTCTCTTGTGCGGGGATTCAAAAGGATACAAGCCTGGACATCATTGTGTATC AGCCACCAGAGCAGGTGATCCTGGAGCTTCAGCCTGCATGGGTGGCCGTGGATGAAGCCTTTACAGTGAAGTGCCAAGTGCCCAGTGTGACACCCCTGGAGAACCTCACTCTTACCCTTCTCCAGGATAATGAAGAACTGCACAGAAAGAACTTTGTGAGCATGACTGTGGCCTCTCAAATTGCTGAGGTCACTATCAGTGTCAGAGCCCAAAGGGAGAACGACAGGTGTAATTTCTCCTGCCATGCAGAATTGGATTTGAGTTCACAAGGTGGAGGGCTCTTTCATGGCAACTCGGCTATCAAGCTACTCCGGATCTTTG AATTCTCTCAGAGCCCCCAGATCTGGATCTCTTCCCTTCTGGAGGTTGGGATGGCAGAGACTGTGAGCTGTAAGGTGTCCAGGGTGTTTCCAGCCAAAGAAGTTATATTCCACATGTTCCTGGGAGATCAAGAGCTGAGCCCCTTCCTCTTCTGGAGAGAGGACACAGCATGGGCCAATGCCACTGTTCGAGCCATGGAGACTGGTGATCAGGAGCTGTCATGCCTTGTGTCTCTGGGTCCAATGGAACAGAAAACAAGGAAGTCCGTGTatgtctaca GTTTCCCTCCACCCATCCTGGAGATAGAAGAATTATATCCTCTGGCAGGGACAGACATTAATGTGACCTGTTCAGGCCATGTATTAACATCACCCAGCCCTACTCTTCAGCTACAGGGAGCCCCAACCCTCTCTGCTCCTGGGGAGACTGTATGGCTTCTACTTACTGCCAGGGAGGAAGATGATGGCCGAAATTTCTCCTGTGAGGCCTCTTTGGAAGTACAGGGTCAGCGGTTGGTTAAAAACACTGTGACACAGCTTCATGTCTTAT ATAAGCCAAGGTTAGAGGAATCTGGTTGTCCTGGCAACCAGACATGGGTAGAAGGAATGGAGCAGATGCTTACCTGTGTCCCAGAGGGAAATCCAGTTCCAGCTTTGGAGTGTACTTGGAATGGGATGATCATTGACCTTGAAGTGCCACAGAAGGCAACCCAGAACCACACAGGCACCTACTGCTGCACGGCCACTAACAAGCTGGGCTCTGTCAGCAAAGACATTGATGTCACTGTTGAAG GACTGGATAAAGGAGTCAACTCTACCCTCTTCATCATCATTGTCGTCCTTGGAGTGGGTGGCATCACCTTAGCACTGTATTTAAACTAtcggccctgcaaaatgaagaggAAGAAATTGCCCTATAGGCAGAAAAAGTAtaacaaagaagaagaagacaatCAGTTTGCTGTTCAACAAGCAGAAAAGTGCAATTCACATAATTGTTGA